The stretch of DNA AGCCGGGTCAGGAATTCGTTGGCGCTCATCACTCCGGCCAGGTTCTCGCCGGGAATGCCGGGCATGGTGGGCAGCCCCGCGCCGGAGCCCACAAAAACCGCGTCAAAACGCTGCCGCAGCTCGGCTATGGTTAGGGCGCCGCCTATCAGCGCGTCCGCCACAAATTCCACGCCCATGCGGCGCACCGTCTCCACCTCGGAGGCGATTACCTCTCTCGGCAGGCGGAAGGGCGGTATGCCGTAGCTCAGCACCCCGCCGAATTTGTGCAGCGCCTCGTAAACCGTAACTTTATGCCCGGCGCGGCGCAGCTCCGCCGCCGCGGTCAGCGACGCCGGGCCGGAGCCTATCACCGCGACCGAAAAACCGCTCTCCGGCGCGATTTGCGGGGGTTTCAGCGCGCCCGCAGCGCGGGCGGTGTCCGCCGCGTAGCGTTCCAGCAGGCCGATTGAGACGGGGCCGAATTTTTCCTTCAGCACGCAGGCGCCCTCGCAGTGGTTCTCCTGCGGGCATACCCTGCCGCATACGGCGGGCAGCAGGCTGCTCTCCATTATTTTGGAGGCTGCGGCCCCCGCGTCGCCCACGCGCAGGCAGGCGATAAATTCGGGTATTTTGATGTTGACCGGGCAGGCCGCGGAGCAGGGCGCGTTTTTGCAGTTGAGGCAGCGGTTGCTTTCCAGCGCGGCCTCTTCGGCGGAGAGTCCGGCGGCTACCTGGTCGAAATTTTTAACCCGCTCCAGCGGCGATTGCCTTGCGCCGCGCTGCTTGGGCAGGCTGGGGTTGGGAATGTGCTTGTCCATCATCTTTATTATATCTCCGGGCGAAGACGGCGGAATTGTCCGGCGTCAATGTCTCAAATATCTTTTGCCGGTGAACGCCATGGCGATATTGGCGGAATCGGCGACGGCGGCGCAGTCCGCGTCGTCGGGCGCGCCGCCGGGCTGTATGATGGCGCCTATGCCGGCTTTGGCGGCCTGTTTGACGCAGTCCGGCGGAAGCGCGGTGTCGCAGGCCAGCACAAGCGGCGAGGCGGCGTCCACTATGGGATGCTTTTCCCTGGCCTTAAGCAGCGCGATTTTGACGCTCTCCCGCCGGGAGGGGTGGCCGGAGGCTATGGCCACTGTCTTTACCCCCTGCGCGATAACGGCGGCATAAGAGCGCGCGTGCTTGGCCACGTTCATGGCAAAACGCAGCGAGATTTCCTCCCCCGGCCCCGGATGGCGCCTGGAGGCCGGCTCAAACCCCGCCTGCGCGCCGGGATCTTT from Elusimicrobiales bacterium encodes:
- the gltA gene encoding NADPH-dependent glutamate synthase encodes the protein MDKHIPNPSLPKQRGARQSPLERVKNFDQVAAGLSAEEAALESNRCLNCKNAPCSAACPVNIKIPEFIACLRVGDAGAAASKIMESSLLPAVCGRVCPQENHCEGACVLKEKFGPVSIGLLERYAADTARAAGALKPPQIAPESGFSVAVIGSGPASLTAAAELRRAGHKVTVYEALHKFGGVLSYGIPPFRLPREVIASEVETVRRMGVEFVADALIGGALTIAELRQRFDAVFVGSGAGLPTMPGIPGENLAGVMSANEFLTRLNLMGAYKPGADTPVDAGEHVVVLGGGNSAMDAARCALRLGPKSVTLAYRRSRLEMPARAEEAENAEEEGVRFEFLAAPLEFIGDEKGRLRRIRFTRMELGAPDGSGRSRPQPVAGSEFDMEADTAIIAIGQKPNPIIKRTTPELQTGRSGAIAVDEAGQTSVPGVFAGGDISRGGATALLAMKDGKRAAAAINKYLSGGKR